From the genome of Periplaneta americana isolate PAMFEO1 chromosome 17, P.americana_PAMFEO1_priV1, whole genome shotgun sequence:
AGATAGAGACTTTGGAATGTGTTATTCGGATGTGACAATATGGGGAAAATGTCGTATAGTTTAGCAGCCTCTGTGCAACTTTTCTTCCTACAGTTGTCAGCAAAATGAAGGAGTTTACATCTTAGTTCGAATCTGTTCTGGGAAATAATATCTTCAAACACTGGAGTAGCTATTATTCTTATTGcttagaaatataatattattaccagtatGTTCACTGTTCGCATCACCATAAAATTTACAGTCTTTATTGGATAGATGCAACAATTCCTGGTACATTGTCACACGTTTCTGCAGATCAGTGAGCCTGTGGGCCACCCACTGAGCAcaaattttattcagtttcaaATCGTCATGCACGCAATTGTAACGTACATTTCATTCACAATCACAGGAGGCGATAAATTATTGCACTTGAAAATTTTTTTAGCAACAATGGTATCGATCAACGCTACTGAAAACAACAAAAGCACGCCCACAATGTTTTGTATATTTCTATTTCGGAGATCATTGTTATCAGAGAAAACCTTACAGTGGGTAATATAATTGTCAGTATTTTTCCACTTGTAAAATAATGTTCACTTTttgtatcatcagcaaatgcaACGTCGTCATTATCAGTTCCTTCTCTTCTTCTACAACATCCCTTATGGCATCAGTAAGAGTCAAGTCTTCAACAATGTCACCTTCATTGTCAATTGTCACTAGATTCGTAGTTGTTTTTAGTAAAATCTTTCCGATTTCATAACTTTTCTAAGGATGCTCAGCACTTGTGCTAGCTTGCTCATACTCCAATCTGAAGGCTGAACTGATCTGCACGTCAGACTCAAGAGAGCTCTTGGCCATACTGATTATGTCAACACACTACGGTGGAAAAGAAAATCAAAACATTAATGAGTTGCTATGAATGAGCTGTTTCATTTTCGTCTGTGCCCATCTTGGTAGTAGTATGAATTAATTTATGTTGGCAGCACAAATAAGAAGCAGACGCAAACTAGACCTAAAGTCGAGGTCTTAGAAAGTGAATAAGATCGAGTTAGAGATACGATGCATATACAGGTAGATAACAAAGAACTTCACCTTCAAATACATACAATTCACAtaagaaggaaaagagaacataCTTCGAAATTCTATGAAATATGTGTCAGAATTGAAATTGCTAATGTCAGTATTccactcacaaatataaatgacactaagtAATAtggaaaaaacataataaatatgatATTGTGTATAGAAATGGGTATGTCTAACCTTCATTTACAAAGATATGCCACGAGATCGAAATTATCTTATCATTTGTAGCCGTCACAGCGAttcaaattatgaaattcgctaaGCAGTGCAGTGCATAGACACCGGTGACATACAACAGGAAGTCCCACCTATACAATGCGCCAGCATCAACGACAAGGGGTTAAATTCAATATCTTTTGGTCAAGgttgaaaattaatattcttgTCATTGGTGTGTAGGCCTACCCATTGTTCTGAGCGACAGTATAAACCAGTGCATTTTGATTGCTCATCAGCAGTTGAATAAATAGCAGAATGTCCAGATAAGCTTCATACCTGGTGTATAAGACTGTGGAAATTACTGCATTCTGACAAGAAATTCACATTATGAAATAGGCGCTCCCATACCAATTTATATTCAAGGAATACATTTTTTTCGAGATATTCTGTTTTGAGAGTCCTCTTGTTTCAATTTGCATGTCACTTTCTTTTGTACATCGAAAGATATCAGATCCATATTACcatattcagaatgtcacaatgtttattcataattttgaaagtattcatTCTGTGTGTTTAGGTTTTACTTCTCTGGTGTCATGGATCATAATCATTAACCTCAGGATTGTATTATTCATATGCAGAATACAGTTCCGTGACTAGCATCCTAGCATGAGTTACTTTTCCTACACATTTACATAAAATGGGTCTGTTGCACCTTACGCTATTTAATGATGAATTAGACATAAACatggaataatattaatttattatttaatttaattttaggagCTTTCATTGTgacaaataatacaattatataacTAAGTAACAAGTGAAAATACAGacatgtatatttgtttatttctacaAGATAATTGTAGACTCCTAATATTTTTCTTTGGgcaaacaaaataatacagtCTTATAATTAAGtagcaagtaaaaataaattcttgTTACAACACTaagacatatatatttatttatatgagaTAATAATGTAATGATCCACGAGATAGAAGAaaaagtccatacctgtggagtaacggtcagcgtgtcttgccgcgaaaccaggtggcccgggttcgaatcccggtcggggtaagttacctggttgactcttttttccggggttttccctcaacccaatacgagcaaatgctgggtaactttcggtgctggaccttggacacatttcaccgccattatcaccttcatatcattcagacgctaaataacctagatgttgatacagcgtcgtaaaataacccaataaaataaaaaaatagaagaaaaatagtaAGGAAAACCCACATAAGTATATCTTATCAGTATTGCACACGACTCTACAAACATTATTTGCACGCTCGTAGCAGATAGATTTGGTCTTTCTATCTCTGGCTGTAGGACATAGGAAACATCTCGTCTTCTTGTTTTCATAGTTGCCACTACTGTTACCACTGTTTTGCACACTACTATCTAGATTAGTGATGAAATTTTCTATGTCCACATAAATGGACTTATGGAGATGGGGATTGGATGATCTTCTAATCATGTATGGTAGGATTACTTCCATTGACATCTCTTTGATGAATAGTCTCTTCTTGTTAGAAATCCTTTATGGTACATGGGGTGCTGAGTACAatatagaataaatgaaatgctTTTAGAGCAGAAACTCCCGAAATGTTACACCAAAGTGTCATGGGCCAGCGTTTGATTTGCCTTTTATAAGTATAATTGTGCACATTTTGATCCATTACATCAACACCACCCTTACTGCGATTGTAGAATTTTTGGGTGCTGTTCGTCAACAGCATCGTTATGGAGCATGGTAGTTAGTAGAATAGcgcatttgtttttctttgggtAAAAACCAATCATTATGATGGCCTtgtgaaatacaaatacatttgTGTTCACTGATCGGTTTGCATTAGGTTTAATTTCTTTTGGAATGTCTCTCTTGTTTTGTCAGATAGTTCCCACAATTGTCACTTCCTTCTCCAACATACATTGCGTCAAAGGTACacttgtaaaataagaaataatcagCATCAAGAAAAAAATTCATGCATCCTAGGGTTTGTATGACCCAGTTCTTCCATTTAGGATTTTCAATCTCTGTTCCTTGCCCTCAAACCGTGTTGGGCCATTTATGCTACACATATAGGTTGATAGTGGATACATACAATGCGTACATTTAATCTTCCTTCGCTGGCATATTTGCAGCTGCTCTCTCCGCTCTACATACGCGAGTGCGGGAACATAAAATGTATGCGCTGTATATGTCACAAGTTACATTTAATATAGGTACGCAAAACTAAATCCTTTAGAAATAATATGAGTGTGACCTTATAACATGCAGCTGAGTTTAAACGTTATTGCtgagataattttatttttggtgAATACTTATTGCTTGTAATTTCTCCTGactgattatatatttttatgatagtTTCGGAGACTCCAATGACAAAAGAGTACCGTCAGAGTGTGAAGGTTTCGCAGACGAAGAACACATAACTATTTGTGAGGCAGCGAAGCAATCTGTTTCGTCAGCAAATACTTTTAGGGCTCATACTGATAAACGATTCAGATGCGATGTTGATGAAAGATATTCTTCGAATTCCGGTAATCTGAGAAGCCACATCCTTCAGCATACAGACGAAAAGCCCTTCCAATGCGATATCAGTGGAAAATGTTTCCTTGATCAAGGACATACAGAACACCACGAACTTGTGCGCAGTGGCGAGGAATCATTTAAGTGCAATGTCTGTGGAAAATGTTTTTCGCAGCCCTGCAACCCAAAAACCCATGAACATTACCATGAATGTGACAGATACGGTGTTTGTGGGAAGAGTTACTCTCTATCGAATAATGTAAAAATCCACGAATGCGAGGATACTAATCAGAATCAATTCAAATGTGTTGGTCTTGGAAAAAGTTTTACGCAATCAAATAATCTAAATAAGCATGAATTCCAGGAGAATAGTGGAAAACCCTTCAAATGTGTTGTTTGTGGGGTGTGCTTTCAGCAGCGGAGTAAACTGAAAGTGCATCTATTGCAGCATAGTAGTGAGAAagctttcaaatgtgatgtctgtGAAAAATGTTTTGCTCAGCGGAAGCATCTAAAAAGGCATGCTCTCTACCATACTGGTGAGAAACAAtttaaatgcgatgtttgtggtaagagCTTCTATGAGGCGCATAAACTGAAAATCCATCATCGCCAGCATACtggtgagaaacctttcaaatgtgaagtctgtggaaagtgttttacGTATTCCAGTGATTTTAAAAGGCATGAACGCCTTCATACTGGTGAGAAACCATTTCAATGCACTGTCTGTGGAAAATGTTTTTCGCAGTCAGCTTACCTAAAAACGCACAAGTGTCAGCGTACTAGTCAAAAACCAattaaatgcgatgtttgtggaaagtgctaTTCTCAGCCGAGTAGACTAAAACTTCATAAACTCCAACATACTGGTGAGAAACCGTTCAAATGTTGTGTCTGTGGAAGGTGTTTTTCACGTTCGAATGACTTGAAAACTCATGTACTCCTCCATAGTggtgagaaaccattcaaatgcaagGATTGTGGAAAGGGTTTTACACGGTCGAACGATCTCAAAAGGCATGGGCTCCTCCATACTGGTGAAAAAACTTTCAAGTGCATGGTATGTGGAAAGTGCTTTCTGCACACTTCTAACCTAAAAAAACATGAACTCCAGCATagcgagaaaccattcaaatgtgatatttgttcGAAGTCTTTTACACAGTTATATCTTCTAAACAGGCATAAACGTTTGCATACTggtgagaaaccattcaaatgtgttACTTGTGGAATGTGCTTCGCAGAGCAGAGCAACCTAAAACTTCATCTAGTGCGACATAGCGTTGAGAAACCATTCTCCTGTGATGATTGCGGAAAGTGTTTTGCACATTCGAGACATTTGAAAGTGCATAGACGTTTCCATATTGGTGAGAAAAAATTCATGTGCGATGTATGTGGAAAGTGCTTTTTGCTATGGCATAATCTAAAAATTCACAGACGTCGGCATACTGATGAGAAACCTTTTcaatgtgatatttgtggaaagtgttttacGGAATCCAGTAACCTTAAAAGTCATGGACTTCGGCATACTGGCGAGAAATCTTTCACATGCGCTGTTTGTGGAAAGTCTTTTAGGCACCCGAAAAGTCTAAAACGACATGAAGCCCGGCATACCGATGAGAAACAATTCAAACTCGATATATATTGAAAGTACTTCCCGCAgagtactaaaaaaaaaaaaagaaaatgaaaccaGCCCAGTAGAGAAAGTGCTTCACGCTGTCAAGTTgcctaaaaaaaaaagatgtacccCAGCATATAAGTAAGAAACTATTGAAATGCGAATTTTGTAATAAGTATTTATTGCACTCTAGTAACGTAAACAGACCTGGGCGCCAGCGCATTGCTATGTGTATCCAAATGCAAAATTTATGGAATAGGCTTTCCGCAGCTGAGTAATCTAAGAAAAATAATTCTTGCATAGTGGTGAGAATGTATTAATATAcgatgtctgtggaaagtgtttaCCCGGTGCAGTAACCTTTGAAGGCATGGCCGCCTTTAAACTGGTGACAAACCATTCGAAAGAGATGTTTGTGGTAGGTATTTTATGTAGTCAGATCGGCTAGAAAGAGATCCAGCCATGGGTATTGGTGACTCATCTGATGATACGTGCCTCAACGGCTTTGGCATTGCTTATCGCCTTCCATGacatataagcacagtctagtatatacagtcacgaagctcaatacttaataaatatgcatccacagatagtagtgaccaccaggatcgctactatcgtctcatcatagACCCATTGAGCGAATATAGTAAAGAACCGTAGTGCACCCAACGAACTTATGTACTTTCGTGCGCGTTTCTATTTTATTATAGACCTCATTCCATagcagacgataatgtatgttcgggttttctatttcagtgtatggagctcagtgaaatattatattataactttattgcgcatcattactaagttttatttagtgtaatgtgtccataagttccgtttacttcttgttgcataatatgttgcagaaataattacaaaactgtgtaattttaatgtgaagataatttaaatgttaacaatctgttcgcatcaacattttcagtttagaatggaagctattttgaggtttaataaaataatttatattgtaattttaatttagcacatctagcttccttaattgtagatagacAATTTACCATACCAcgcactcctatgaaattagtgtacgtaagTTTGTTACTTCGTCTCCTAGGGAGTAGATCGCGGAGAATTTTTTAGATGtctttttcttcccccccccccgtaaCAGGCTGACGACGACAGCTCTATTGGGGGGGGGGTCATTAAATGTCCTCGCGCTCTTCTCCCCTTCCCTTAGAAAAAATAACAAGATAGGAATAGACacgactggtggtcatatgacgaaaattgcaATGGAATTGGACCCTTATACAGTAACTGTTAAAGTGCCGCCTCGAAAGTTTATTAGTATCACCTTGGACGGAACAGAAAAGACAGTGAAGAACATcagtccattttacgtgagacggGCACTCGACGGACTCGGCAAGGTCGAAAATGCAAATCGActacgcaacggtagtctcctcaTCGAGACTATATTTCCAAAACAGAgtgagtgtgcttaaatgcgacaggctgatgtcagtagatttactggcatgtaaaagaactcctgcgggacaaaattctggcacatccggcgacgctgatataacctctgcagttgcgagcgtcgttaaataaaacataacatttaacatttattaaaGTCGAACGGTACTCCTCCCTGAACACCACGCGGGGagtagtgcatacggattctctggacagtatgtctgatgaagagatccaacttGATCTGGCGGAGcagtccgtgtccaaggcttaccgtttattacgtaagcgggACAGACAGACTGTTCCCCTGAACACTGTCTTTTTGGCCTTCGAAAAGCCTGTCCTACCAGAATACATTCTTGTCGGCTACGAGCGTGTCCCAGTTCGTGCGTATGTGCAGAACCCAATGCGGGgcttaggtgccaacggttcggacatacgcaaaaacgttgcactaaCAACATCatatgtgcaaagtgcggcggtgctgACCATGGTGATTCCCCATTTGTCGAGCAATGTGTGAATACTTCTGGGGATCACACCTCCATTCTAAAAATTTACCGATGTATATGGTAGAGGAGGCTATTCAAGAACTTcgagtccgagaaaatattacttttttcgaGCCGCGTAAGCGTATTTTCGATCAACAAATAAGGCTACAGGAAAGTCTTATTCATCAGTATTGCATAAGGCAACAGAGGGATTTGATGCATCTACGCAGACGCCACCTGTTGCAAGTATgcctgggaagcgaattgagacCGCAACCCAGACATATGTGGACGCTGCGacacagactgctgagtcagacgactcgcGTGAGCTTGATATCAGGCATTACGCCTCTAGAAAGATCGCTCCCCTGACAGCAGAGAAGGATTCTAGCCCTGGTAAAACGCGACAACGTCGCACTCCTAGTTCGGGTGGCGGGTCGAGATCACGCAATCGGTCACGACCTAGATCAAGATCACAATCAGTAGTTCGAcgaactgcaagtgagtcgccacAGTCGAAGACTAAGCAGTCGCAGGCAAAAGCATCAACCcatgaaaaggaaaagaagagatgaTCCCCTGTGAAGTCACCAACATGATATAGCTACTTGAGATGACTGATATTTacaatggaatgtgaacggtgtaagcaccagatatacagaactacaacaattgatctatcatgagaaccctgctattttatgtctccagGAGACACAGCCCGGAAACTCCGTATCTCAGGATACTATGTTCACCAGTGCGATCATCTTGCTGTTATA
Proteins encoded in this window:
- the LOC138692616 gene encoding zinc finger protein 665-like isoform X3, coding for MDVIKKEPEVDPLAIQWSDDTYTAEKKPLSEDGNLLDLHVTGIKTECVDHSYDLTSDIKAEETAVPTDFLRTKCKVEEELCDLDTVKDELKLEVTTEENEILTDSFGDSNDKRVPSECEGFADEEHITICEAAKQSVSSANTFRAHTDKRFRCDVDERYSSNSGNLRSHILQHTDEKPFQCDISGKCFLDQGHTEHHELVRSGEESFKCNVCGKCFSQPCNPKTHEHYHECDRYGVCGKSYSLSNNVKIHECEDTNQNQFKCVGLGKSFTQSNNLNKHEFQENSGKPFKCVVCGVCFQQRSKLKVHLLQHSSEKAFKCDVCEKCFAQRKHLKRHALYHTGEKQFKCDVCGKSFYEAHKLKIHHRQHTGEKPFKCEVCGKCFTYSSDFKRHERLHTGEKPFQCTVCGKCFSQSAYLKTHKCQRTSQKPIKCDVCGKCYSQPSRLKLHKLQHTGEKPFKCCVCGRCFSRSNDLKTHVLLHSGEKPFKCKDCGKGFTRSNDLKRHGLLHTGEKTFKCMVCGKCFLHTSNLKKHELQHSEKPFKCDICSKSFTQLYLLNRHKRLHTGEKPFKCVTCGMCFAEQSNLKLHLVRHSVEKPFSCDDCGKCFAHSRHLKVHRRFHIGEKKFMCDVCGKCFLLWHNLKIHRRRHTDEKPFQCDICGKCFTESSNLKSHGLRHTGEKSFTCAVCGKSFRHPKSLKRHEARHTDEKQFKLDIY
- the LOC138692616 gene encoding zinc finger protein 665-like isoform X1: MEVCTISSEMLDNGPEHQLTVAMDVIKKEPEVDPLAIQWSDDTYTAEKKPLSEDGNLLDLHVTGIKTECVDHSYDLTSDIKAEETAVPTDFLRTKCKVEEELCDLDTVKDELKLEVTTEENEILTDSFGDSNDKRVPSECEGFADEEHITICEAAKQSVSSANTFRAHTDKRFRCDVDERYSSNSGNLRSHILQHTDEKPFQCDISGKCFLDQGHTEHHELVRSGEESFKCNVCGKCFSQPCNPKTHEHYHECDRYGVCGKSYSLSNNVKIHECEDTNQNQFKCVGLGKSFTQSNNLNKHEFQENSGKPFKCVVCGVCFQQRSKLKVHLLQHSSEKAFKCDVCEKCFAQRKHLKRHALYHTGEKQFKCDVCGKSFYEAHKLKIHHRQHTGEKPFKCEVCGKCFTYSSDFKRHERLHTGEKPFQCTVCGKCFSQSAYLKTHKCQRTSQKPIKCDVCGKCYSQPSRLKLHKLQHTGEKPFKCCVCGRCFSRSNDLKTHVLLHSGEKPFKCKDCGKGFTRSNDLKRHGLLHTGEKTFKCMVCGKCFLHTSNLKKHELQHSEKPFKCDICSKSFTQLYLLNRHKRLHTGEKPFKCVTCGMCFAEQSNLKLHLVRHSVEKPFSCDDCGKCFAHSRHLKVHRRFHIGEKKFMCDVCGKCFLLWHNLKIHRRRHTDEKPFQCDICGKCFTESSNLKSHGLRHTGEKSFTCAVCGKSFRHPKSLKRHEARHTDEKQFKLDIY
- the LOC138692616 gene encoding zinc finger protein 665-like isoform X2, whose amino-acid sequence is MEVCTISSEMLDNGPEHLTVAMDVIKKEPEVDPLAIQWSDDTYTAEKKPLSEDGNLLDLHVTGIKTECVDHSYDLTSDIKAEETAVPTDFLRTKCKVEEELCDLDTVKDELKLEVTTEENEILTDSFGDSNDKRVPSECEGFADEEHITICEAAKQSVSSANTFRAHTDKRFRCDVDERYSSNSGNLRSHILQHTDEKPFQCDISGKCFLDQGHTEHHELVRSGEESFKCNVCGKCFSQPCNPKTHEHYHECDRYGVCGKSYSLSNNVKIHECEDTNQNQFKCVGLGKSFTQSNNLNKHEFQENSGKPFKCVVCGVCFQQRSKLKVHLLQHSSEKAFKCDVCEKCFAQRKHLKRHALYHTGEKQFKCDVCGKSFYEAHKLKIHHRQHTGEKPFKCEVCGKCFTYSSDFKRHERLHTGEKPFQCTVCGKCFSQSAYLKTHKCQRTSQKPIKCDVCGKCYSQPSRLKLHKLQHTGEKPFKCCVCGRCFSRSNDLKTHVLLHSGEKPFKCKDCGKGFTRSNDLKRHGLLHTGEKTFKCMVCGKCFLHTSNLKKHELQHSEKPFKCDICSKSFTQLYLLNRHKRLHTGEKPFKCVTCGMCFAEQSNLKLHLVRHSVEKPFSCDDCGKCFAHSRHLKVHRRFHIGEKKFMCDVCGKCFLLWHNLKIHRRRHTDEKPFQCDICGKCFTESSNLKSHGLRHTGEKSFTCAVCGKSFRHPKSLKRHEARHTDEKQFKLDIY